One Pseudomonadota bacterium DNA segment encodes these proteins:
- a CDS encoding DUF3786 domain-containing protein has translation MQCTCLASYFKITCRQLRTGYHRTSILFLPPLALFSFLHYPANMSKATLTPLDVYKILPQTNCRKCLLPSCLAFAAAIVAGNRKLKDCPDLDQSTMADFSARYQNPEVKEMNQAEFIDKLQRKMAMLDLAAIAPLIGAIVKRDAIIINSMGKDFVLDRQGNMTSECHIIPWVQAPLLSYITHETHADITGRWTSFREIKGGIEWQGLFTSRCEEPLRKLADDHPDLLTDLIGLFMGKSIDWYEADIALILYPLPKIPILICYQAPEGDLQSKLTIFFDACCSTNLHIKSIFTLCSGLVQMFAKIAEHHR, from the coding sequence ATGCAATGCACCTGTTTAGCAAGCTATTTCAAAATCACCTGCAGACAGTTGAGAACAGGGTATCACCGCACCTCAATCCTTTTTTTGCCACCCCTTGCGCTTTTTTCATTTCTTCATTACCCTGCCAACATGTCCAAAGCAACCTTGACTCCCCTGGATGTCTATAAGATCCTGCCGCAAACCAATTGCCGTAAATGCCTGCTGCCCTCCTGTCTGGCATTTGCCGCGGCAATCGTCGCGGGTAACAGAAAACTCAAGGACTGCCCGGACCTCGACCAGAGCACAATGGCCGACTTCTCGGCCAGGTATCAGAATCCGGAGGTCAAGGAGATGAACCAGGCGGAGTTCATCGACAAATTGCAGAGAAAAATGGCAATGCTTGATCTTGCCGCCATTGCCCCGCTGATCGGCGCAATTGTCAAGAGAGACGCCATCATCATCAATTCCATGGGCAAGGATTTCGTCCTGGACCGGCAGGGCAACATGACCTCGGAATGCCATATCATCCCCTGGGTGCAGGCGCCGTTGCTCTCCTACATTACCCATGAAACTCATGCAGACATTACCGGCAGGTGGACATCATTCAGGGAAATCAAAGGGGGGATTGAATGGCAGGGGCTCTTTACCAGCCGCTGTGAAGAACCGCTCCGCAAACTGGCTGATGACCACCCGGACCTGCTCACTGACCTGATCGGTCTGTTCATGGGGAAATCCATTGACTGGTATGAAGCGGATATTGCGCTGATCCTCTACCCGCTACCCAAGATCCCCATTCTCATCTGTTACCAGGCCCCGGAGGGCGACCTGCAATCAAAGCTCACCATCTTTTTCGATGCGTGCTGCAGCACCAATCTGCATATCAAATCCATCTTCACCCTCTGCTCCGGACTGGTGCAGATGTTTGCCAAGATTGCCGAGCATCACCGGTAA
- a CDS encoding MBL fold metallo-hydrolase yields the protein MKITTLGAAKTVTGSQHMIEVNGLRFLLDCGLFQGKRKEAFELNRQWPCEGKDLDAIILSHAHMDHSGNIPCRVKNGFQGDIICTSATRDLCAVMLMDSAFIQEKDVEYVNRKRLKAGKNLFEPLYGKEDVVKAMEHFIGIGYNHKRQILPGVELTLVDAGHMLGSAHVVLDIQDDATGKPVRVVFSGDIGRPGIPIIRDPQPITEGADILIIESTYGDRTHAPYPESEKELKRIVDQTTKRGGSLLIPAFAVGRTQQIVYALHKLFNAGELPSLPIYVDSPLATRVTDIFRLHPETYDAEIRKFMLQDSNNNPFGFETMQYTGSIAESKELSASDKSAIIISASGMMEGGRILHHLKSRISDPRNTILITGWQAPNTLGRRIVDGEKTVRIFGEEYDLNARVEVLTGFSGHADRDGLLAWAGAMKKKPRLTLVVHGEESSANSFAEALRSELGFESVHIPDPHQSFIF from the coding sequence ATGAAGATTACCACCCTCGGTGCTGCAAAAACAGTCACAGGCTCGCAGCATATGATCGAAGTCAACGGCTTACGTTTTCTTCTCGATTGCGGCCTGTTTCAAGGCAAACGCAAAGAGGCCTTTGAGCTGAACCGGCAATGGCCCTGTGAAGGCAAGGATCTTGATGCAATTATTCTATCTCATGCCCATATGGATCATTCTGGCAACATCCCCTGCCGGGTAAAAAATGGTTTTCAGGGCGACATCATCTGCACTTCCGCCACCCGGGACCTTTGCGCCGTCATGCTGATGGACAGCGCCTTCATCCAGGAGAAGGATGTTGAGTATGTCAACCGCAAACGGCTGAAAGCCGGCAAGAATCTCTTTGAACCGCTGTACGGCAAAGAGGATGTGGTCAAGGCCATGGAGCACTTTATCGGGATCGGGTACAACCACAAACGGCAGATTCTGCCAGGAGTTGAGTTGACCCTGGTGGATGCCGGTCATATGCTGGGCAGCGCTCATGTGGTCCTGGATATTCAGGATGATGCCACCGGCAAACCGGTCAGGGTTGTTTTCAGCGGAGACATCGGCCGGCCAGGCATTCCGATTATTCGCGACCCGCAGCCGATTACCGAGGGAGCCGATATTCTGATTATCGAGAGCACATACGGCGACCGAACCCATGCGCCGTACCCCGAGTCTGAAAAGGAACTGAAGCGGATAGTCGATCAAACGACAAAGCGCGGAGGGTCTCTGCTGATCCCGGCCTTTGCCGTGGGCCGAACCCAGCAGATCGTCTACGCCCTGCATAAGCTTTTCAACGCCGGGGAACTGCCGTCATTGCCGATATATGTGGACAGCCCTCTGGCAACCAGGGTCACTGACATTTTTCGTCTGCACCCGGAGACCTATGACGCGGAGATCCGCAAGTTCATGCTTCAGGACAGCAATAATAACCCCTTTGGTTTCGAGACCATGCAATACACCGGTTCGATCGCGGAATCCAAGGAACTGAGTGCTTCAGACAAATCGGCGATTATCATCAGCGCCAGTGGGATGATGGAGGGCGGCCGTATTCTTCATCACCTGAAAAGTCGCATCAGTGATCCGAGAAACACCATCCTGATCACCGGCTGGCAGGCTCCGAATACCCTGGGCAGAAGAATCGTCGATGGCGAGAAAACTGTACGGATTTTCGGGGAAGAGTATGATCTTAATGCCAGGGTGGAGGTGCTGACCGGGTTCAGCGGCCATGCAGACCGTGACGGTTTGCTGGCCTGGGCCGGGGCCATGAAGAAGAAACCGCGCCTTACCCTTGTTGTTCACGGCGAGGAATCTTCGGCAAACTCCTTTGCTGAAGCGCTGCGTTCAGAACTTGGCTTTGAGTCGGTTCATATCCCGGACCCGCACCAGAGTTTTATATTCTAA